A window from Limanda limanda chromosome 14, fLimLim1.1, whole genome shotgun sequence encodes these proteins:
- the lim2.1 gene encoding lens intrinsic membrane protein 2.1 encodes MYSFMGGGLFCAGVGNILLIVSTATDYWIQYRQSSNYMHQGLWRYCMPGKCFPHSDSIAHLDATRALMILSLLACFIGIIIGIMAFIHYSSFDRFDKTFAAGILFFIACFLVFLAMAVYTGVTINYYGKRYGNWRFSWSYIIGWVSVVLTFFSGVFYMCAYRMHECPRSVNSH; translated from the exons ATGTACAGCTTTATGGGTGGAGGGCTGTTCTGTGCAGGAGTGGGGAACATCCTCCTGATTGTTTCCACAGCAACCGATTACTGGATTCAGTATCGGCAGTCCAGCAACTACATGCACCAGGGCCTGTGGCGCTACTGTATGCCAGGCAAATGCTTCCCACACAGCGACAGCATTG CCCACTTAGACGCCACCCGCGCCCTCATGATCCTCTCTCTTTTGGCCTGTTTCATTGGAATCATCATCGGCATTATGGCCTTCATCCATTACTCCTCCTTCGACAGGTTTGACAAAACCTTTGCTGCAGGcatattgtttttcattgcaT GCTTTTTAGTGTTTCTAGCTATGGCCGTGTACACTGGTGTGACTATTAACTACTACGGGAAACGCTATGGAAACTGGAGGTTCTCCTGGTCCTATATCATCGGCTGGGTGTCAGTGGTGCTCACGTTCTTTTCAG GTGTATTCTATATGTGTGCCTATCGGATGCATGAATGCCCCAGGAGCGTCAACTCTCACTAG
- the bsx gene encoding brain-specific homeobox protein homolog, translated as MNLNYASALPTQRSTSFFIEDILLHKPKPLREVIPSPFCGSLASRMPLLEYGYPLMPTPILAPHPHHPLHKPEHQYFFTSGMQMPALFQHHAELPGKHCRRRKARTVFSDSQLSGLEKRFEIQRYLSTPERVELATALSLSETQVKTWFQNRRMKHKKQLRKSQDERKPPGERERSAENSSESDVNDKSAEERKHGLEADYVLAHDDEDDVDIEDDVCSPDHIL; from the exons ATGAATTTGAACTACGCGTCTGCGTTGCCCACGCAGAGGTCCACATCGTTCTTCATAGAGGACATCTTACTGCACAAGCCCAAGCCGCTCAGAGAGGTCATCCCCTCGCCGTTCTGCGGCTCCCTGGCCTCCCGGATGCCCCTCCTGGAGTATGGATATCCGCTGATGCCCACCCCGATCCTGGCGCCCCATCCGCACCATCCCCTGCACAAGCCGGAGCACCAGTACTTCTTCACTTCTG GGATGCAGATGCCGGCCTTGTTCCAGCATCACGCAGAGCTACCAGGGAAGCACTGCAGGCGCAGGAAGGCCAGGACGGTTTTTTCCGACTCACAGCTGTCCGGCCTGGAGAAGAGGTTTGAAATCCAGCGCTACCTGTCCACACCAGAGAGAGTGGAGCTGGCCACTGCGCTCAGCCTGTCCGagacacag GTGAAAACTTGGTTCCAGAATCGGCGCATGAAGCACAAGAAGCAGCTGAGGAAGTCACAGGACGAGCGGAAGCCTCCCGGGGAGAGGGAGCGCTCCGCGGAGAACTCGAGCGAGAGCGACGTGAACGACAAGAGCGCAGAGGAGCGCAAACATGGACTGGAGGCGGACTACGTGCTGGCGCACGACGACGAAGACGACGTGGACATCGAGGACGACGTTTGCTCCCCGGATCATATACTATAG